TATAAAGGTGAATCATGTTTAAACTAAGTGGGTTAAAGCtgaatttcatttattatttcgTACAATTTTCTTATGTTTTATGGTGATAAAATGGTAGCTGCCTCTGTGCACAATATCAACCTTTTCTAGCATTTGCCAACCAATCGAGAGCAATCATCAGCTTTGGCTGCTGAATCTTCTTAAAATCCAAACAAGCTGgacttttttccttttctcaaAAAAGGGtacaaatatttcaaaatctGAGCACTCACCTTCCCCGTCTTCACAAAAGCTTCGGCTACTTTGCGGTTGCGGCCGCCATAGCAGGTTGTGATGAGGTCAGCCACTCCGCAGCTCTCTAGGAAGGTTGCCGAGGACACGGGACCAGCAGTGCAGAAAATACGGGCGAAGGCAATCATCTCCATCAGGCCCAACCTGATCACTGCTGCCTTTGTGTTGTCTCCGAAGCCCAGACCGTCACAGAAACCTGCTCCGACCGCAACAATGTTCTGAAGGACGGATGAGCAAGTGTTAGCAAAGACTGCAGGTAAAAGAGCTGAAGACGCACCTGGATACCTTGGACAGGATGCAGACTCTGAATCTAAATGCCCAttacaatttcccagagcctaACATAACGccttcaaatgtcttgtattgtttgtttgacaTACAGTCAGAAACAAGATATTCCATTTACAATAATgtcaaaacagagaaaagcagtataaataaaaaatatattcattATAAATCTGCAAATGCTGggcctttaaaaaatgtaaacagtgtTTCATTAAACATTTGGAGTGTATCCCAGGGGAAGATTTATTCAGTCAGTTGCTGCTTAGAGGCAAAACTAAATGTCAATTTCTGTGATTTGTCAGCATTCTTTTATTGGCAGTATagtctgtgtgtatattataAAGTAGTTTTCAAAGATACATTATATTTGTCAGGACTGCAatgctggaatgtaactaaatacattAGTTTTTTGTCTAACTTCTGCTCAGTGTACAAAGACAGAGCTGCAGAGAGTTTTGCAGCTGTCATGTTGCATAATGGTAATTTAGCAGAAGACTGAAACGGCATGGGCTCTGTTTAAAATCACATACTAACATACTAATCATACtaacaatgacatcaaattGAGTATGTAGGGTGTTGACTGCACAGTATGTGGCCTGCCTAGATCAGAAAACATGGGATTCAACAAGTCATTCAGATttggctcccccccccccattagaccattaaaccacgtaaacatgttttagtagaaacccaaaatacaagtatgggcctgaaaatgagcatgatatgtcccctttaaaaTAATACTGGAAAATATTAAATTGATTGGAAGAGGTAATGTTGATTTACATTTGTGATAAACAAATTTAATTCAACGGTAGCTCGGACCGGTAACGCCGTAATCAATATGGTCATGTGATGCAGAGACGACATATTGCTTGAGTTTACTTCAGTGTTAACAGTCTGCTGGTAATGGCATACTTAACCGTTAATTCAGTAGGCAGTACATACAGACTGATTATGTAGTATGCAATACGTTAGTATGCGATTTTGAACACAACCATGAACTCCACTTTTGCTGCATGCAGCTGTGTTTTGTAATGAAAGCTCACCTTCAGAGCTCCACAGATTTCCACCACATCATACTCCTCTACCACAGTGACTCGGAAGTTGTTGGTCTGCATGAGTTCCTTCAGGAGAGCCCCGTGGTTTTTATTCTTACACCCTGCAagcaagaggaaaaaaaacatgattatcTTTTGGGATCTCTACAAGATGACTTGTTGTCACCACCACTTACATTGGTAGACTTTTATTAAGAGTCATGATTAAATCACAGTGATTTTGCATCTTTTAGAGTACAGCTGTAAAGCTCCAATTCCTCAAAGAAGTTATATTTGCCAGCACTGATCCAACAAATATTAATTCTGTCACACACTAAAGGAAATCCCATGAAGCATGCAGTCATATGCTGCGTACAAAGATGTAAAGAAAGCAAATGTCAAACTGAACCAGCCCACTTCATTCGTCATTTACACAGCGACTACCGTACAAAGCAGATTAAACTGTGACCCTCGTGCTGACGTTGCGGAAAGCTGGAACACAAACCATAACAAATATACTTCCTGCTTCAAGACTAAAACTTGCTGATTGCGAAGTTCAACTTTGCCCTAATTAAGCAACAACCCAATGCTAAGCaatcacaaaataaaagcaagaaataaaaaaaacatgaaagccAGTAATCAGACTAACCAATGGTGGTCTCACAAAACTTCTCATCAGCAACCTCATTGGCAATGTTGGCCCCCATCAGTACACTCATGGCGATATCGAGCTTCTCCTGGATCACATCAGAGATGAGTTTAAGTCCATCAGGTCCCTCGTCTACACCCTAgaggaaaataaacaaatacacaagCAGTGTATTTACTTTAAGCCATCTCTAGCTGGTATTTGGGTCAAAGACCACACTGCACAACTGGTTTTACGGCTGCTTTAACCTGGACACAGACTGTATGCATCATACAACATGAAGTAGCGTCAAAAACTAAATTCAGAGACAAAAGGTGACAAAATTAAAAGAGCTATTTCCAACCTTGATGAGGGATATCCCTAGTGCATCAGTCTTTATCTTGCCCTTTATGGTGTCACACACTTTCCCAACAAACTGGTGTGGGATCACAAACACCAAAATGTCTGCGTCACTGGACGCCTCCACCAGGTCTGGGACGGCCAGctgaggaggaaaaggagggTGAGGAGGATGTTGTAAGAGATATGACATACATTAAAGTCTGGTTTAACAACCTGCTTTAGGAGCACATTCAGAAAACTGatattataaatgcattataAAAAGACTAATAATATTCTATTGTGAAAGAGGAAGCTATTTAGGGCAACAAGAACAAATGCAGATACAAGGCATAATGTGTCTGTACGTCATATTGGAAAAATTTGATATTGTGATTCTTTTGTTGTTTgcgatatacagtatattgcaatTTAAAGAACAGGACCAGCGTTTAGCACAGATGTAACCAGGAAACCAATAAATGAGACTTAATGTTGTCAAAATTACCAGACAAGGAGTCGATGTGGTGAATGCAAAACTTTGTTTTACTAAGCAGCTAACATTTCTTCAGCGTGACCTGAATGATGAGCATATTCACACCATGACTCACATTTCGTCCTCTGCGATGTCACTATTGCATGTGCTCACATTGGGATAGCAATGTTGATACAATATATTGTTCAGGCCTAGTCTGTACAAATAATGCCTCATGGAACCAAAATAACCATTACATCCATGCACTGAACAGGTAGCAAAGCAACAGGCAGAAAACTGAATTACTGTTGAATGGTGAGAAACTAACATTTTCTTACCACATTTGCTGGCAGCTTGTGACCAGGGAGGTACTTCACATTTTCATGGTCAGTGTTGATAATTTCAGTCAGTTTACGCCCATTAACTGTCTCCTCAAACACCCACATTTTTACGGTGGTGTCAAAATTTGAATTCTGAGCAGCATTGGCACCCACTATCTTGGCAATTGCAGAACCCCTGTATTGGTAATAGTTACAAGTTAGTAATTCATTTACATAAAACAAGTTTGATAAAATTCACATTGCATTTAAAAATCAGTGAATATTGACAGTAAAATGGAAGGAAAACAGTCAGTGTGGGTCCATGTAAGCAGAGGGGTTTGAAATGATCCAACATCCAGTGATTTTGCCTTTTAAGTCTTGATATGGTGTGGTCACCAGGTCATTAATAATCATGGCTCCTCCTGTGTTTTTTACTAGTTCCCTTTAAAGTTGCTGCTCTTTGATCACCAACTTCTGTTTTCTGGAGATAATGACCTGGCAGGCTGTATTCAAGATAAGCTGAAATATGTGGTTAATCTACCCCATAGACATAAAACAGTGTTATATCCATTATATGATCTACCCTCGACTACTGGTGTGGAGACAACACTGCGCCAAACTCCATTGAGAAATTTGATGAATTTATGTTTGTTACCATAGTGTTACATAGGGGTTAAACATGATTTTGAGGCAGTCGTCTAATAATTCGGAGCCAATACATAAATTCGGCATAAAGACAATACATCAATGAGCTTATTAAACTTTAAACGTGATTTATTTCCAACTCGTTGTGTATAAACAAAGATTTTAACTAAAGTAAATCTGTTTAGTTGATAAACTAACTAAAGATGTATGCCGAATTTACTAGAGGACCTACTTAAGATTCATCCACGGTTTGAAATTATGTTTTAGCACGCTGAGATTTTGAAGTAGACAAGGTTACAAGACAGTTGAATGGCGTTTGGCGTTACCCAAAGAAAACCACCCTTTGGAGGCTTCTGTTGGCAAAAATATAAAGCCATGCACATTGTAGATGGGTGATTAGATGGTGGCTGTAAAATAACAACAACCTATTTCTACTGTAGAGGTACTAAGAAGAGTTTCATCTAGCTAACATATAACGTAGTATTTCTGTTGCTGACAGGCAAAAtcccagtaacgttaacgtaatCGTGACTGACATATGGCCAGTTTTCTGTATACTCAGCAGATTTATTAGCACTAATCAAGGCTAAAACTGGCTTTTGTaccagctagctaactaacgcTAGCTAAATGTTAGCTACAAATTAGATAATGGTATAAGTCAAACTTCTCTAACGTCACCATGGAAAATGCGGCTAACtgctagttaacgttagctggatGGTTGCCATGGATGGTTGCCCGGTTGCTAACGTTGCTCAGTGATGCTAACGTTAAGTTGGCTAGCAACGGTTCGCTGGGTTAACAAGCAATTGGTAACACACAAAGATGCCAACGAACTCTAAAGTTAGCCATGTTAAACAGTTTATAGTTGACTACATTAACACATGAACTTGCCAATTCCCAGAGCCAATGATGCAGACTTTCTTCGGAGCTGCCATTCTTAAGAGGTAAATCGATGAATAGGAACCGACGCTGACTGACTGTGGACTTGCCTCAGTATGGTTATGCAACCGAGCGAGGTGCAAGCAGCACTACTGTTTTATTGGTCTGTCCGAGGGGAGACACTGAACCGCCCTTTAAAAGAAGGGCCAGTCTGGTCATTCATTCATCTAGCTGATTAGAGGTTATCAGGCTCAAAGTAAATCGGACAAAAGTCTCTATGTGAACTAGCACACATTGCTTAACGTTTATGGTGTAAAGATCGGCTTCATGGCGTGATCACGTTGTGTGCAAATACAAGAAAGCAACCTGGGAAGTTATTGAGGCTGCTTCAGTTATCTTATTAACCATACACAGTGGTGGGAAGTACTGTACCCTTCTTAAGTACTAATATGAGGTACTTTACTGagtttttccattttctgctactttatactaaCGTTACTACCGATACAAATATTGTGATTTTTATTccagaaggtgaagtagtgaaaATAGTTGGGAATAACTAAAtaagtgggaatggttttaattagtatggatttcattgaaatgttgaataatatCAAGTATTAaacaaaagtggaatattttaagtttaaaaaaaagaaaagtcatagtatagctaggtatgtcgaaaagtcatagtatatcgaaaaaagtaatataaaagTCTAAGTATAgctagtatatcgaaaaaaggcatagtatagtatgtcgaaacaagtgctaaaaagtcataatatatagaaggtatgtcgaaaaaaagtgatagtatagtatgtcgtaaaaagtcatagtatgttaaaaaaaattataaaaaagtcatagtatattatatcgaaaaagtcatagtttgtatgtcgaaaaaagtgataaaaaagtcgtagtatagtatgtcgaaaaagtgatggaaaaagtaatggtatagtatgtcaataaagtgctaaaaagtcatagtgtagtatgtcgataaaagtgatcaaaaagtcttactataatatgtcaaatatagtcatattacagtaaagtatgttgaaatgttgaaagtcacggtatagtatgttgaaaaagagatGAAATGGTGACTATACGTATATCAAAAAAGCCTTACTGGGAATTGAACCTGGGTCAGAGTCTGCAGTTCTTACTTGCTGGTGCTATTTGGAGCAGtgttaaccactgagccactctAATACCAAATAGAAGATGTTGAAAACagttatagcatagtatgtaaaaaaaaagccattaaaaagtcatagtatgtcgaaaaaaagtcataaaaaagtcatagtatagtatatcgaaaaagtcatagtatagtatgttgaaaaaagtgataaaaaagtcatagtatactatgttgaaaaaagtcttagtatagtatgtcgaaaaaagtcataaaaaagctatatgtatgttgaaaaaagtcttagtatattatgtcgaaaaaagtgaaaaaagtcaaagtattctatattcaaaaatagtcatagcataatatagtatgtcgaaaaagtgctgaaaaagtcatagtgtagtatgtcgataaaagtgataaaaaagccatactatagtatgtcaaatatagTCATATtacagcatagtatgttgaaagagtcatgaaaaagtcatggtatagtatatcaaaaaaagtcttagtggGAATTGAACCTAGTCAGAATCTGCAGTTCCTACTTGCTGGGGctatttggaaaataaaaataaaaaaatatagtatatcgaaaagtATACATAGTAttctatagtatgttgaaagaagtcacagtatattatatctaaaaatgtcatagtatagtatgtccaaaaaagccataaaaaagccatagtatatagcacgtcaaaaaagtgataaagaagttATAGTAGAGTACATCCCCCTCGCTCCCCTTTGCCTTGCCACATAAACCTGGGGAGGGCTGGTTCATAATAAGCCATGATTTGTCCCATTGTACCCCATTTTCCTCAGAGTGGGTCCAGTTACTTTTAAGCATTATCCTCTGTATCTTCACTCTGCTGGATCACTCATAGGAGCTCTGTATTCTGGATTTTAATgtttacactttgtttttatGCTGATATGAGGCAACGCTATCAAATGAGAGCTCAGAACACACTTCACTACAAATGAAAAAGGCAGAATTATTCCGAGTTAGTTAAGTGTCCTTTGATTACTTTGCAAGTTTAATCTGCAGAAATCGATAAAAGGATGCATGTTAGGCTTGGGAGTCAACAGCAGCCGTGTTTGATGGGTAAATGGACAACCAAATGGATGATGTGGTGGCGCATTCTTCTTTCTTTAGGCAAATTGGGCTGCTCGGTCCTGACTAATTGATTGATTGCATGACTTGCTGATACAATCAAAGCCTGGCCTGATTTATGACGATAAATCAATTGAGTTTAAGTGGTGGAAGACACCTCCAAGTCCCACATCCGTCTTGGAGCCGACAGCATTGGTGGTTTAGTGTGGTAATAAGAAAGGCCTGGACCTCCCAGCTGAcatttacatactatactatgactttttcgatatactatactatgatcatttttgacatactattatacactatgactttttatcactgttttcgacatactatattaagaCTTTTGGATCactttttcacatactataccatgactttttcattactttatcGACATTTCAATATTTGAATGGTTTttgtagctgaaagtatgcagaagtagTAGGCGACCGAAATCGCATGGAAGAATCGGATAACAATACTgagaatgctgctgaatcagcattcacacaatgaTAGAAAATATAATGAACTAATACATTGTGATGCATTATTAATTTAAAGGTTAAGATTTGATTGATCCCTATGGGGAAATCATGCTAGCTGTattaaaatgagctccacctttaccagttGCAACAAtgtatcaataattataatccaataatacaTAGCCTAATATTGTGAAATGGAACATTCTGCATAAAACATACTTTTGGTGCTTTAaggacattttgctgat
The genomic region above belongs to Sander lucioperca isolate FBNREF2018 chromosome 12, SLUC_FBN_1.2, whole genome shotgun sequence and contains:
- the LOC116062240 gene encoding glycerol-3-phosphate dehydrogenase [NAD(+)], cytoplasmic translates to MAAPKKVCIIGSGNWGSAIAKIVGANAAQNSNFDTTVKMWVFEETVNGRKLTEIINTDHENVKYLPGHKLPANVLAVPDLVEASSDADILVFVIPHQFVGKVCDTIKGKIKTDALGISLIKGVDEGPDGLKLISDVIQEKLDIAMSVLMGANIANEVADEKFCETTIGCKNKNHGALLKELMQTNNFRVTVVEEYDVVEICGALKNIVAVGAGFCDGLGFGDNTKAAVIRLGLMEMIAFARIFCTAGPVSSATFLESCGVADLITTCYGGRNRKVAEAFVKTGKSIEELEKEMLNGQKLQGPATAAEVYLILKHKKLIDKFPLFNAVYQICYQGHPVTEFISCLQNHPEHM